One Streptomyces sp. NBC_00554 DNA segment encodes these proteins:
- a CDS encoding phosphatase PAP2 family protein has translation MHSPPVDSPPHPQPPGPHKAALAAAALALPSLLLLLLVAFSWDPLLDLDGDIARTTHRWAVDDPGLTHAFRILTDWVWDPWTMRAVGAAAVVWLMWRHRAWWLALWVAVTCALGTVVQQGLKSAIGRERPVWPDPVDSAHYAAFPSGHAMTATVVCGLLLWLLRLYGAGRALRRTALALAVVSVVGVGLTRVWLGVHWPSDVVGGWLLGALMVALAVASYERWPASGRP, from the coding sequence ATGCACTCCCCGCCCGTCGACTCACCTCCCCACCCCCAACCACCGGGCCCGCACAAGGCGGCACTCGCCGCGGCGGCTCTCGCCTTGCCCTCCCTGTTGCTTCTCCTGCTGGTCGCGTTCTCCTGGGATCCGCTGCTCGACCTCGACGGCGACATCGCCCGCACCACGCACCGCTGGGCGGTCGACGACCCCGGCCTCACCCATGCGTTCCGCATCCTGACGGACTGGGTGTGGGACCCCTGGACGATGCGTGCTGTGGGTGCCGCCGCCGTGGTCTGGCTGATGTGGAGGCACCGCGCATGGTGGCTGGCCCTATGGGTGGCGGTCACATGTGCGCTGGGCACAGTGGTGCAGCAGGGGCTGAAGTCGGCGATCGGCCGCGAACGCCCCGTCTGGCCCGACCCCGTGGACTCCGCCCACTACGCGGCCTTCCCCTCCGGCCACGCCATGACGGCCACGGTGGTGTGCGGGCTGCTGCTGTGGCTGCTCCGCCTGTACGGCGCCGGACGCGCCCTGCGGCGTACGGCACTCGCCCTGGCCGTGGTCTCCGTCGTGGGCGTCGGTCTGACCCGTGTCTGGCTGGGCGTCCACTGGCCGTCGGACGTGGTGGGCGGCTGGCTGCTCGGGGCGCTGATGGTGGCACTGGCGGTGGCCTCGTACGAGCGGTGGCCCGCCTCGGGACGGCCTTGA
- a CDS encoding TetR/AcrR family transcriptional regulator translates to MSPRSRDVNEELRRRSRERLLQAAVELVSERGYEATTLGDIADRAGSARGLVSYYFPGKRQLVQSAVHRLMHRTLEEALEREPRTDDGRERMARAIDAILGLARDQPVLMRQHMAGILQPEGFVQCPDQQRLAQLLGDTVARYGSPDAAADYPMLRALLMGAVYAALVPGVPMPIPTLRAELFKRYRLDWEQGVPPDTEVPGGTYDADLSRFFATGLRTDDQPGPQSDGRPDRLNGQSK, encoded by the coding sequence ATGTCCCCGCGCAGCCGAGACGTCAATGAAGAGTTGCGGCGGCGTTCCCGGGAGCGGCTCCTGCAGGCGGCGGTGGAGCTGGTGAGCGAGCGGGGCTACGAGGCGACGACGCTCGGGGACATCGCGGATCGCGCGGGATCGGCGCGCGGCCTTGTGTCGTACTACTTCCCCGGCAAGCGCCAGCTCGTGCAGTCGGCCGTGCACCGGCTGATGCACCGCACGCTGGAGGAGGCTCTGGAGCGCGAGCCGCGTACCGACGACGGCCGGGAGCGGATGGCGCGGGCCATCGACGCGATTCTGGGGCTCGCCCGGGACCAGCCCGTGCTGATGCGCCAGCACATGGCGGGGATCCTTCAGCCCGAGGGATTCGTGCAGTGCCCGGATCAGCAGCGTCTCGCGCAGCTGCTCGGCGACACCGTCGCCCGCTACGGCTCGCCGGACGCCGCCGCCGACTATCCGATGCTGCGCGCGTTGCTGATGGGCGCGGTGTACGCGGCTTTGGTGCCGGGCGTCCCGATGCCGATCCCGACGCTGCGGGCCGAGCTGTTCAAGCGGTACCGCCTGGACTGGGAGCAGGGTGTCCCGCCGGACACCGAGGTGCCCGGCGGGACGTACGACGCGGACCTGTCACGCTTCTTCGCGACCGGCCTGCGGACCGACGATCAGCCCGGTCCTCAGTCCGACGGCCGGCCCGATCGGCTGAACGGTCAGTCGAAGTAG
- a CDS encoding DUF2630 family protein, with the protein MDQDQILARITAMVDDERRLREAVASGQIDSSTEHERLGQLERDLDQCWDLLRQRRAKTEFGENPDEARVRPSSQVEGYQS; encoded by the coding sequence ATGGATCAAGACCAGATCCTCGCCAGGATCACGGCGATGGTGGACGACGAACGACGCCTGCGCGAGGCCGTCGCGTCCGGGCAGATCGACAGCTCGACCGAGCACGAACGGCTCGGACAACTGGAGCGCGACCTCGACCAGTGCTGGGACCTGCTGCGCCAGCGGCGTGCGAAGACCGAGTTCGGCGAGAACCCGGATGAGGCCCGCGTCCGCCCTTCCTCGCAGGTCGAGGGCTATCAGAGCTGA
- a CDS encoding DUF6214 family protein, with protein MSVWPAWEVREHAGVTSWFNVRLAFADGAQVDVLAVVAEGDVSIEDVRAQPPLSLGDLDLLAEWIEEPLFEACGARTAPSHEPSCEEGPSRRARAAWPRGIEGRRLVAEEYLAAQGEGRDPVLAVMCATGHSRRRSLKLIAGARDAGFLTPRHARR; from the coding sequence GTGTCCGTGTGGCCCGCGTGGGAAGTGCGTGAGCACGCGGGTGTCACGTCCTGGTTCAACGTCCGGCTGGCCTTCGCGGACGGCGCCCAGGTCGACGTACTCGCCGTGGTGGCTGAGGGCGACGTCTCGATCGAGGACGTACGGGCCCAGCCGCCGCTGTCCCTCGGTGACCTCGACCTGCTCGCCGAGTGGATCGAGGAACCGCTCTTCGAGGCGTGCGGCGCGCGGACCGCGCCCTCGCACGAACCGTCGTGCGAGGAGGGGCCGTCGCGCCGTGCCCGGGCGGCGTGGCCGCGCGGCATCGAGGGCCGCCGGCTCGTCGCCGAGGAGTACCTCGCGGCCCAGGGCGAAGGCCGCGACCCGGTGCTCGCGGTGATGTGCGCGACCGGGCACAGCCGCCGCAGGTCGCTCAAACTGATCGCCGGGGCGCGCGACGCCGGTTTCCTGACACCTCGTCACGCGCGCCGCTAG
- a CDS encoding DUF5134 domain-containing protein — protein sequence MHGAASPGWLLVALCAATGAYCLLRMRSSVEEQRRAAGGEALMGFGMAAMAVPAAVAAPPRWAWLAYAAVFGAAAVRTLWAARTSPHHVHHLMGACAMVYMAGVMAASPGHHAHGGSGVPLLTGVLLLYFTGYVLRSGLRLLPMATAAGGTATVGWADRPELSQACRLSMGIAMLAMLVTL from the coding sequence ATGCACGGAGCGGCTTCGCCCGGCTGGCTGCTCGTCGCGCTGTGCGCGGCGACCGGGGCCTACTGCCTGCTGCGGATGCGCAGTTCCGTCGAGGAGCAGCGCCGCGCCGCGGGCGGCGAGGCGCTCATGGGCTTCGGCATGGCCGCGATGGCCGTGCCCGCGGCGGTGGCCGCGCCACCGCGCTGGGCCTGGCTCGCCTACGCGGCCGTGTTCGGCGCGGCGGCCGTACGCACCCTGTGGGCGGCCCGTACGAGCCCGCACCATGTGCACCATCTGATGGGCGCCTGCGCGATGGTCTACATGGCGGGGGTGATGGCCGCCTCTCCCGGCCACCACGCCCATGGCGGCTCGGGGGTCCCGCTGCTGACCGGGGTGCTCCTGCTTTACTTCACCGGCTACGTGCTGCGCTCCGGCCTGCGCCTCCTGCCCATGGCCACCGCGGCCGGCGGCACCGCCACCGTCGGCTGGGCCGACCGCCCGGAACTGTCGCAGGCGTGCCGGCTGTCCATGGGGATCGCGATGCTGGCCATGCTGGTCACGCTCTGA
- a CDS encoding FAD-dependent oxidoreductase, producing MLRVAVVGSGPSGVYTAQGLVQQSQVPEVRVDVLDRLPCPYGLVRYGVAPDHEKIKSLQNNLRAVLEDERVRFLGGVRIGPDGLPAARLRELYHAVVYCVGAATDRHLGVPGEELAGSWSATEFVSWYSAHPDSVADGFVLGARSAVVIGVGNVAVDVTRILARGTAELSPTDMPQAALTALAASEVTEISMVGRRGPSQARFTTKELRELGALPDTEVIVDPRELELDPGYNEPSGLPAANRRNVEVLRGWAATPPRGAARRIRLRFFLRPVELLADGGSDGGEGDGRRVGAVRFERTVPDGHGGVTGTGRYEDIDAQLVLRSVGYRGVPLDGLPFDAEHGTVPHLAGRVVRDGTIAPGEYVAGWIKRGPTGVIGTNRPCAKETVTSLLEDADVLVRRELPEDPLVALRAAGLTPVEWAGWQAIERAEAELGASLGRGVVKLPDWTSLLAAARTARS from the coding sequence GTGCTGCGTGTCGCCGTCGTCGGCTCGGGTCCCAGCGGGGTCTACACCGCCCAGGGCCTCGTCCAGCAGAGCCAGGTGCCCGAGGTGCGGGTTGACGTACTGGACCGGCTGCCCTGCCCGTACGGCCTGGTGCGCTACGGCGTGGCACCCGACCACGAGAAGATCAAGTCCCTCCAGAACAACCTGCGGGCGGTCCTGGAGGACGAGCGGGTGCGGTTCCTGGGCGGCGTGCGGATCGGCCCGGACGGGCTGCCGGCCGCCCGGCTGCGCGAGCTGTACCACGCGGTCGTCTACTGCGTGGGCGCCGCCACCGACCGCCACCTCGGGGTACCGGGCGAGGAACTGGCGGGCAGCTGGTCGGCGACCGAGTTCGTGTCCTGGTACAGCGCGCACCCCGACTCCGTGGCCGACGGATTCGTGCTCGGCGCACGGTCGGCCGTGGTCATCGGCGTCGGGAACGTGGCCGTCGACGTGACCCGGATCCTGGCCCGCGGCACGGCCGAGCTGAGCCCCACCGACATGCCGCAGGCGGCGCTCACCGCGCTGGCCGCGAGCGAGGTGACGGAGATCAGCATGGTGGGGCGGCGCGGACCGTCCCAGGCCCGCTTCACCACGAAGGAACTGCGCGAGCTCGGCGCCCTGCCGGACACCGAAGTGATCGTGGATCCCCGGGAGTTGGAGCTCGATCCGGGGTACAACGAACCCTCCGGGCTGCCGGCCGCCAACCGCCGGAACGTGGAGGTGCTGCGGGGCTGGGCCGCCACGCCGCCGCGCGGCGCCGCGCGCAGGATCCGGCTGCGCTTCTTCCTGCGCCCCGTCGAACTGCTCGCCGACGGTGGGAGCGACGGCGGAGAAGGCGACGGCAGGCGAGTGGGAGCGGTGCGCTTCGAGCGGACAGTGCCGGACGGCCATGGCGGCGTCACGGGCACGGGGCGGTACGAGGACATCGATGCGCAGTTGGTGCTGCGCTCGGTGGGCTATCGCGGAGTGCCGCTGGACGGGCTGCCGTTCGACGCGGAGCACGGCACGGTGCCGCATCTCGCGGGGCGGGTCGTGCGGGACGGCACGATCGCGCCGGGCGAGTACGTGGCGGGCTGGATCAAGCGCGGCCCGACCGGCGTCATCGGCACCAACCGGCCGTGCGCCAAGGAGACGGTGACCTCGCTGCTCGAGGACGCCGACGTGCTCGTACGGCGGGAACTGCCCGAGGATCCGCTCGTGGCGCTGCGGGCGGCGGGGCTGACGCCGGTCGAGTGGGCCGGATGGCAGGCGATCGAGCGGGCCGAGGCGGAGCTCGGGGCCTCGCTCGGGCGGGGTGTGGTCAAGCTGCCGGACTGGACATCACTGCTCGCCGCGGCACGGACGGCCAGGTCCTAG
- a CDS encoding HAD family hydrolase, producing the protein MTIKGVLFDFSGTLFRVESTESWLRAALAEADIPLPETELVRSARALESAGALPGGASPAQPVPDDLTDVWAIRDQSAELHRAAYTGLSRLVALPDPGLHDTLYDRHMTPAAWRPYPDAEEVLGALRERGIAVGVVSNIGWDLRPVFRAHGLDPYVGAYVLSYEHGIQKPDPRLFATACDALGIAPEDTLMVGDDRHADGGAAALGCAVHFVDHLPVTERPDGLRPILGLLG; encoded by the coding sequence ATGACGATCAAAGGCGTGCTCTTCGACTTCTCCGGAACGCTCTTCCGCGTCGAATCGACCGAGTCCTGGCTGCGGGCGGCGCTCGCGGAGGCCGACATCCCCTTGCCCGAGACGGAGTTGGTCCGCTCGGCCCGGGCACTGGAGTCGGCGGGCGCGCTTCCCGGCGGCGCTTCCCCTGCACAGCCGGTGCCGGACGACCTCACCGACGTGTGGGCGATCCGGGACCAGAGCGCCGAACTGCATCGGGCCGCCTACACCGGGCTCTCCCGACTCGTGGCGCTGCCCGACCCCGGGCTGCACGACACGCTGTACGACCGCCACATGACCCCGGCCGCCTGGCGGCCCTACCCCGACGCGGAAGAGGTGCTGGGTGCACTGCGCGAGCGCGGGATCGCGGTCGGTGTGGTCAGCAACATCGGCTGGGATCTGCGGCCCGTCTTCCGCGCGCACGGCCTCGACCCGTACGTCGGCGCGTACGTCCTGTCGTACGAGCACGGCATCCAGAAGCCGGATCCGCGACTGTTCGCGACCGCCTGCGACGCGCTGGGCATCGCCCCCGAGGACACGCTGATGGTCGGGGACGACCGCCACGCGGACGGAGGTGCGGCGGCCCTGGGCTGCGCGGTGCACTTCGTGGACCACCTGCCGGTGACCGAGCGCCCGGACGGGCTGCGGCCGATCCTCGGCCTGCTCGGCTGA
- a CDS encoding nucleobase:cation symporter-2 family protein, with protein MATTAPVHPVDEVPPVRQLAAFGLQHVLAMYAGAVAVPLIVGGAMKLSPADMAYLITADLLVCGIATLIQCVGFWRFGVRLPIMQGCTFAAVSPMVLIGTTGGGLPAIYGSVIVAGLAIVLLAPVFGRLLRFFPPLVTGTVILIIGISLLPVAGNWAAGGVGSADFGEPKNLALAGFVLAVVLGVQRFAPAFLSRIAVLIGIAVGLAVAVPFGFTDFGGVGDSDWVGISTPFHFGAPTFHASAIISMLVVALVTMTETTGDLIAVGEMTDRKIEPRSLADGLRADGLSTVLGGVFNTFPYTAYAQNVGLVGMTRVRSRWVVAAAGGILVLLGLLPKLGAVVAAIPAPVLGGAGLVMFGTVAASGLRTLAQVDFKDNHNLTVVAVSVAIGMLPVGVPTVYEKFPDWFQTVMNSGISAGCLTAIALNLLFNHLPNKAGSPKTAAEPEAASAGA; from the coding sequence ATGGCAACCACCGCACCCGTGCATCCCGTCGACGAGGTCCCACCCGTACGCCAGTTGGCCGCCTTCGGGCTCCAGCACGTGCTCGCGATGTACGCGGGGGCGGTGGCGGTTCCGCTGATCGTGGGCGGGGCCATGAAGCTGTCGCCCGCCGACATGGCGTATCTGATCACCGCGGATCTCCTGGTGTGCGGGATCGCGACACTGATCCAGTGCGTGGGTTTCTGGCGCTTCGGGGTGCGGCTGCCGATCATGCAGGGCTGTACCTTCGCGGCGGTCTCGCCGATGGTGCTCATCGGGACGACCGGTGGTGGACTGCCCGCGATCTACGGGTCGGTGATCGTCGCGGGCCTCGCGATCGTGTTGCTGGCACCGGTGTTCGGGAGGCTGCTCCGCTTCTTCCCGCCGCTCGTCACGGGCACGGTGATCCTGATCATCGGGATCTCGCTGCTTCCGGTCGCGGGCAACTGGGCGGCCGGGGGCGTGGGTTCGGCGGACTTCGGCGAGCCGAAGAACCTGGCGCTCGCGGGCTTCGTACTGGCCGTGGTGTTGGGTGTGCAGCGGTTCGCGCCGGCCTTCCTGAGCCGGATCGCGGTGCTGATCGGTATCGCGGTGGGTCTCGCGGTCGCGGTGCCGTTCGGGTTCACGGACTTCGGTGGGGTCGGGGACTCCGACTGGGTCGGGATCAGCACGCCGTTCCACTTCGGGGCGCCCACCTTCCACGCCTCGGCGATCATTTCGATGCTGGTCGTGGCGCTGGTGACGATGACCGAGACCACGGGTGACCTCATCGCGGTCGGCGAGATGACCGACCGGAAGATCGAGCCGCGCTCGCTCGCCGACGGTCTGCGCGCCGACGGCCTCTCGACCGTCCTCGGCGGGGTGTTCAACACCTTCCCCTACACGGCGTACGCGCAGAACGTGGGCCTCGTCGGCATGACCCGGGTCCGCAGCCGCTGGGTCGTCGCCGCCGCGGGCGGCATCCTCGTGCTGCTCGGCCTGCTGCCCAAGCTGGGCGCGGTGGTCGCCGCCATACCGGCGCCGGTCCTTGGCGGCGCGGGTCTGGTGATGTTCGGGACGGTCGCCGCGAGCGGTCTGCGGACGCTGGCCCAGGTGGACTTCAAGGACAACCACAACCTGACCGTGGTGGCCGTCTCGGTGGCGATCGGCATGCTCCCGGTCGGGGTGCCGACGGTGTACGAGAAGTTCCCGGACTGGTTCCAGACGGTGATGAACAGCGGGATCAGCGCGGGGTGCCTGACGGCGATCGCCCTCAACCTGCTCTTCAACCACCTGCCGAACAAGGCTGGTTCACCCAAGACCGCCGCCGAGCCCGAGGCCGCTTCGGCCGGAGCCTAG
- a CDS encoding LVIVD repeat-containing protein gives MILLKDPRTRHRRLGVALTAAGLLAALLTAGPAAATPDPGDSPVAQEKVSQSDAAAAEAAITAGEIPGQDEIVHSANIEPLVNIPKEALPGTNSDLAFQGKYAFAGNYDGFRIFDISNPKAPKTVAQVLCPGSQNDISVSGNLLFLSTDSSRSDNSCASTTQPVTEKSSWEGMKVFDITDKANPKYVAAVETACGSHTHTLVPEKKNVYIYVSSYSPNATYPDCQPPHDGISVIKVPRNAPEKAAVVGFPVLFPGEGPDGGGNPGSPTNPGVSKTTGCHDITVLPSKDLAAGACMGDGILFSIKDPENPKVIDQVQDNVNFAFWHSATFNQDADKVVFTDELGGGGAATCNADIGPNRGADGIYDIVGKGDKRKLVFKSYYKIPRYQADTENCVAHNGSIVPVEGKDIMVQAWYQGGVSVWDFTNSAKPKEIAYFERGPLSATTFSVGGSWSAYYYNGYIYSNDIAKGFDVLKLSDRRTDPAKRVKLRELNVQTQPDYFD, from the coding sequence GTGATCCTGTTGAAAGACCCCCGAACGCGGCACAGACGTCTGGGAGTTGCTCTGACCGCGGCCGGACTCCTGGCCGCGCTGCTCACCGCCGGCCCGGCGGCCGCGACCCCCGACCCCGGGGACAGCCCCGTCGCGCAGGAGAAGGTCTCCCAGAGCGATGCCGCGGCCGCAGAGGCGGCCATAACCGCCGGCGAGATACCCGGGCAGGACGAGATCGTCCACTCGGCCAACATCGAACCCCTCGTGAACATCCCCAAGGAGGCGCTGCCCGGGACCAACTCGGACCTCGCCTTCCAGGGGAAGTACGCCTTCGCCGGCAACTACGACGGCTTCCGCATCTTCGACATCAGCAACCCGAAGGCGCCCAAGACGGTCGCGCAGGTGCTCTGCCCGGGCTCGCAGAACGACATCTCGGTCTCCGGCAACCTGCTCTTCCTCTCCACCGACTCCTCGCGCAGTGACAACTCGTGCGCCAGCACGACGCAGCCCGTGACGGAGAAGTCGTCGTGGGAGGGCATGAAGGTCTTCGACATCACCGACAAGGCGAACCCGAAGTACGTGGCCGCCGTCGAGACCGCCTGCGGCTCGCACACCCACACGCTGGTGCCGGAGAAGAAGAACGTCTACATCTACGTCTCCTCGTACTCGCCGAACGCCACCTACCCCGACTGCCAGCCGCCGCACGACGGCATCTCGGTCATCAAGGTGCCGCGCAACGCCCCCGAGAAGGCGGCAGTGGTGGGCTTCCCCGTCCTCTTCCCCGGTGAGGGACCGGACGGCGGCGGCAACCCGGGCTCGCCCACCAACCCGGGCGTCTCCAAGACCACCGGCTGCCACGACATCACGGTCCTGCCGTCGAAGGACCTGGCCGCGGGCGCCTGCATGGGCGACGGCATCCTCTTCTCCATCAAGGACCCGGAGAACCCCAAGGTCATCGACCAGGTCCAGGACAACGTGAACTTCGCGTTCTGGCACTCGGCGACCTTCAACCAGGACGCCGACAAGGTGGTGTTCACCGATGAGCTGGGCGGCGGTGGCGCGGCCACTTGCAACGCGGACATCGGTCCGAACCGCGGTGCGGACGGCATCTACGACATCGTTGGCAAGGGCGACAAGCGCAAGCTCGTCTTCAAGAGCTACTACAAGATCCCCCGCTACCAGGCCGACACCGAGAACTGTGTCGCCCACAACGGCTCGATCGTCCCCGTCGAGGGCAAGGACATCATGGTCCAGGCCTGGTACCAGGGTGGCGTCTCCGTCTGGGACTTCACCAACTCGGCCAAGCCGAAGGAGATCGCCTACTTCGAGCGCGGTCCCCTGAGCGCCACCACGTTTTCGGTCGGCGGCTCCTGGTCGGCGTACTACTACAACGGTTACATCTACTCGAACGACATCGCCAAGGGCTTCGACGTGCTGAAGCTCAGCGACCGGCGCACGGACCCGGCGAAGCGCGTCAAGCTGCGCGAGCTCAACGTGCAGACGCAGCCGGACTACTTCGACTGA
- a CDS encoding M56 family metallopeptidase, whose amino-acid sequence MMVPAALLLLGALAAVVAPRLLARADWPDREPVVALWVWQCVVAAVLLCCALSMTLSAAAAWVVVRGHVFGPAPHSVVDAYALSSGSPWAATTAVALACGGAWTAAMLVREVVRARARRRQSRAELLLRAPLLPGEEPGADRLVVLEGVRPDAWWLPGAAPQFIVTTGALRRLKGRQLDAVLAHEQGHARARHDWLLHCSGALANGFPQVPVFAAFRDEMHRLVELSADDMASRRFGRLTIALALVELNEDRGVFGPCPTPQAHVPQRVHRLLTPPDRLTAARRLRLTAAAALVPVIPVLVTFVPGLRALS is encoded by the coding sequence ATGATGGTCCCCGCGGCACTGTTGCTGCTCGGCGCCCTGGCCGCCGTGGTCGCTCCGCGACTGCTCGCCAGGGCGGACTGGCCGGACCGCGAACCGGTGGTCGCCCTGTGGGTGTGGCAGTGCGTGGTGGCGGCCGTACTGCTGTGCTGCGCGCTGTCGATGACACTGAGCGCGGCCGCCGCCTGGGTGGTGGTACGGGGCCATGTGTTCGGTCCGGCGCCGCACTCGGTCGTGGACGCCTACGCGCTGAGCTCCGGGAGCCCCTGGGCCGCGACAACCGCCGTGGCACTCGCGTGCGGTGGCGCATGGACCGCGGCGATGCTGGTCCGCGAGGTCGTACGGGCCCGGGCACGCCGTCGGCAGAGCCGCGCCGAACTCCTTCTGCGCGCCCCGCTGTTGCCCGGCGAGGAGCCCGGCGCCGACCGTCTGGTGGTCCTGGAGGGGGTGCGCCCCGATGCCTGGTGGCTGCCCGGCGCCGCGCCCCAATTCATCGTCACCACAGGCGCGTTGCGCCGCCTGAAGGGGCGTCAGCTGGATGCGGTGCTCGCCCATGAGCAGGGGCACGCTCGGGCACGGCACGACTGGCTGCTGCACTGCTCGGGCGCGCTGGCGAACGGATTCCCGCAGGTGCCGGTGTTCGCCGCGTTCCGCGACGAGATGCACCGCCTGGTCGAACTCTCCGCCGACGACATGGCCTCGCGCCGCTTCGGCCGCCTCACCATCGCGCTCGCCCTGGTGGAACTCAACGAGGACCGGGGCGTGTTCGGCCCCTGCCCCACCCCGCAGGCCCATGTCCCGCAGCGCGTCCACCGGCTCCTCACTCCCCCGGACCGGCTCACGGCCGCGCGGCGCCTGCGGCTGACGGCGGCGGCCGCGCTGGTGCCGGTGATCCCGGTGCTGGTGACCTTCGTACCGGGGCTGCGGGCGCTGAGCTAG
- a CDS encoding DUF305 domain-containing protein — translation MLFRRPSHASLVTASLAVVVLALGGCDSGSEAKSPKSSGPSVIVPGKPGEAAETLSAEDAAKQRTDDDTPNSADITYAQKMIEHHTQALEMTQLAPKQAESSAVKALAERITAAQGPEIAAMESWLKANGGENAATEHAHEAMPGMATEAQLKKLRAAKGKAFDELFLKLMITHHDGAITMATDVKGQGNNIRIEEMADDVIAQQTSEISRMRDMS, via the coding sequence GTGCTCTTCCGCCGTCCGTCCCACGCGTCCCTGGTCACGGCGTCGCTGGCGGTCGTGGTGCTGGCATTGGGAGGGTGTGACTCCGGCTCCGAGGCCAAGTCCCCCAAGAGCAGCGGTCCTTCGGTGATCGTGCCCGGCAAGCCCGGCGAGGCCGCCGAGACTCTTTCCGCCGAGGACGCCGCGAAGCAGCGGACTGACGACGACACCCCCAACTCCGCGGACATCACGTACGCGCAGAAGATGATCGAGCATCACACGCAGGCGCTGGAGATGACCCAACTCGCCCCGAAACAGGCCGAGTCGAGCGCGGTGAAGGCGCTTGCCGAGCGGATCACGGCCGCGCAGGGGCCGGAGATCGCCGCCATGGAGAGCTGGCTGAAAGCGAACGGCGGCGAGAACGCCGCCACGGAGCACGCCCACGAGGCGATGCCCGGCATGGCGACGGAGGCGCAGCTGAAGAAGTTGCGTGCGGCCAAGGGCAAGGCGTTCGACGAGCTCTTCCTGAAGTTGATGATCACGCATCACGACGGGGCGATCACGATGGCGACGGATGTGAAGGGCCAGGGCAACAACATCCGGATCGAGGAAATGGCCGACGACGTGATCGCGCAGCAGACGAGCGAGATCAGCAGGATGCGCGACATGTCGTAG